CTGAACGCGTGTAACTGTTCCATACTCTGCAAAAGCTAGCTTCAGGTCTTCTGCTGTTACCTGATAGGATAAATTACCAACATAAATTGACATAGAATGTCTCCGAATTCAGAGAGTGTAGAGAGTTAAATTCGGAGAGACGCTTTTAAAAATCAAAACGAATAACTCAACCGAAAATAATCCTTATATCCTAAACTATAGCATAGCCTTCGGCTATTGTCTCACACGAAATAGCTAGCAAATATAAGACTTTTAAAGCAGGTTTTAAAATCCGCAAACAAATGGCTTATATTACCTTACTTTAGGTATTGCACTGTTAAATGCAATTTGGTAGTAGCTAGGATCGCTTCAGAGTTTTGACCTTAAAAATCAGGCTGATAGCTGAAGGATTTCTAGTATAAGGATTCTCATGAAACTCAATCATACCATAATAGACTGCGACAAAAGCGCATTTCTACATAATTTTTCTTGTGTTTAACCATGAGGCAGCTGTGATAATATTTTTTCTGCTTCTTGACACAGCAATTGGTGATGTTGTCCGTTACTAGCAAGCAAACCGCCCCATTGATTGATATCACCTGTGTTGTATTGTAACAAAGTGCCGTCAAAGTGGGTAAACTTGCCACCAGCTTCTGTCAAAATCAGTTCTGGGGCAGCTATATCCCAGTCTTTGGGGGCAGATTTGCCGGAAAGGGAAATATAAACATCCGCCTGTTGTTCGAGAATGGTGGCAATTTTGCAACCTACGCTACCAACAGCTTTTTGTTTTTTACAGGGCAAGTTTTCTAGTAAGTAATTTAACCTTTCATTGCGGTGAGAGCGACTCACAACTATGGTTAAATCCTCAATTGGTTTACTTGAGGACAGACGTAAAGGAATAGAACCGTCACGGGTTTCGACAAATGTACCTGCTCCTTTGGTAGCATAATAAAGTTTTTCTGCTTCCGGCACTGCCACGACTGCTAAGACTGGACGTGTTTCCTTGACTAAAGCGATGTGAACTGCATATTCACCGGTTTTGTCGATAAAGTCTCGCGTGCCATCTAAAGGATCGATAATCCACACCCAGCTGGGGTTATGAGGCTGTGCGTCACTACGCGATTTATAGGTTTCTTCGCTGATGTAGCCAAAATCTTCATTACCCAAAGCTGTTTGTAGCTGATCGAGAATGTATTGACTCACAGCTACATCTGCAACGGTGACAGGCTCATTTTGTTGATATTGGACATTGAGGCTAGGGTCTTTTGCAGTCCCGTAGTAGTATGACCTGAGTATATCCGCTGCCCCCCAACTTACTTGTCGCGCGATCGCTAATATTTCTTGCAGGTCTTTCATTCATTCAGCCTTGTTCTAATTTAAATGACATGGCGCGTCAATACTATGATCCCATCCAACGGCGTGTGCCAAAAAATTGACAGGAATCAGCGGCAATCTTAGCGGCCTGTGCCAGTGCATCAGTAAAACTTTCCTGTAAAATATAGTTGCAGAAAGCACCGTGAAAAATATCTCCAGCCCCCAGTGTATCAGCTGCCTGGATACTTGGTACATCAATAGCGCCAATTTGAGTGCAACTCAAGTATTCAATTGGTTTTTCGCCGTGGGTAATAGCAATGTGGGGAATGTTAAATCCACTCAGATAAGCAAAAACCTCTTGTTCTGTGTGGCAGTTGGGGGGATAAAAATTAGCAGAACAAACAGCATAATCTACAAATGGTATTACTTGCTCAAAACCAGTTTTCCAACTGCCACCATCAATAACTACTGGAATATTTTTAGATTTAGCCATTTGAGCGATCGCACACCCAACGGCCATTTGGTGTCCATCAATTAATACAATATCAACATCCTGCAAAATATCCGGCGGGATACATGCATTACTGGCTTGAGTTTTGACAGCATTAATAGAAACCACAGCCCGTTCACCAGTAGCTTGGGTAACAATTATAGAGGAGACAGGGGGCGCTGCACTAGTACCGGGTTCCAAGTCAGCGATCGCAACTTGATAATTAGCCAAATCGCTTTGAATTAGTTGCGTCATTGGGTGAGAACCCAACACGCCCAAGATATTGGCTTGATTACCTAAATAGCTGAAAGTCACAGCCGCATTTGTTGCTGGGCCACCTGCTGCAACAGTATGGTCAGTGGCAACAATTTTCTGATTATTTCTAGGGGCAGAATCAGCAAGATAAATTAAATCTAAGGTTAGTAAACCGACAAATAGACCTTTGGAATTGGGCATGGGGGCAGGGGGGCAGGGGTGCAGGGAGGCAGGGGGGCAGGATAAAACTACTAATATCATGTCCGTTTAAACACTTATGATATCTGTGGAGGTCGGTAATAGGTAATAGGTAATTGGTTTTGAGTATTACCTATTACCCATTACCCATTACCTATTACCAAGCAAACCGACTATATCGTAAGTAATTAGCCGAACTTGATATAACTCCTAACTACTAACTCCTAACTCAGCACTTCGCACTGCGATAATATTCATCTATGGATATAAAACCAGGAATACTTTACGTTGTCGGTACACCAATTGGCAACCTGGAAGATATGACCTTTCGGGCGGTGCGAATTTTGCAAACTGTGGATCTGATTGCTGCGGAAGATACGCGCCACACTGGGAAACTGTTACAGCATTTTCAAATTCAAACGCCCCAGGTGAGTTACCACGAACATAATCGTAGCAGCCGTATCCCAGAATTATTAGAACATTTGGGCAATGGTAAAGCGATCGCTGTTGTCAGTGATGCGGGAATGCCAGGTATTTCTGATCCTGGATATGAACTGGTGAAAGCTTGTATTGCAGCTGGGATAACAGTAGTTCCTATTCCTGGTGCTAGTGCAGCAATTACGGCTTTGAGTGCAGCGGGTCTACCAACGGATCGGTTTGTCTTTGAAGGCTTTTTACCAGCTAAAGGACAACAGCGGCGAGAACATTTAGAGTCTTTACAAACAGAATCTCGCACTCTAATTTTCTATGAATCACCGCACCGTTTGCGAGAAACTTTACAAGATTTAGCACAAGTTTGGGGAAGCGATCGCCAAATTGTGCTGGCACGGGAATTAACTAAATTTTATGAGGAATTTTGGCGGGGGACAATTGCTGAAGCGATCGCCCACTACAATCAACGCGACCCCCAAGGCGAATATACCCTATTAGTGGCGGGAACTCCACCCAGCCAAACCCAATTTACCGAAGAGGAATTAAAAGCTGAACTACAACATTTAATTAGTCAGGGTATATCGCGATCGCAAGCTAGCCGTCAATTAGCAAAATTTACTTCTCTTCCCCGTCGCCAAATCTATCAATTAGCTCTTTCTCTAGTTATTGAATAGTTTAAATAATACTGTATTTACGTATTTTTACTCAAACTTGTTGTTTGTATATACACTAAAATTTAAAAACAAAAGTATGATTTTGTGAAAATTCTCAGTGGCTAAAAATACAAAAATATTATGGGTAATCTACTAATCAAAGTTATAGGTTTAATTTTACTGATTACAGGCATCTACTTTTTGGGACAGAATATCATATTTGCTAGTGGTTATTATTCATATTTTTACCGTAGCTTACCAGCTACTGGCTCAGTTCTGGCAATCATGGCTGGCGTTTTTGCGTTAGTCTTTTTTCGCAGAGAAACTGGTAATTTGGGATGGATTTTATTAAGTATTGGTATAGTGTTAGTTTTCTTAAGTGGCGGAGTGATTTTAAGACCAACAAGTTTATGGAATTTTTTGATTGCTTTCACCGGATTAGCAGTTGGATATAAATTATTAAATCAAGGTAGGATTAGGTTTTAAAGCTGGTGTAAATGCTATTATTTGCTCATTGTTGGTAGTAGTCAAGTTTACCTTTATTTACTGCTTGTAGTGCAGTTAAGTAGATTTAGTATTATGATTTTTCTATATTTTCTACTGTTGCTGCGAGTGCATTATGACACTGGCAATAGTTTGTAGCCTAGTGCTAACTTGACAAACAAGAAGCACCATAAGCCGCCTCAACTCGGTGACATGACTCCGGGCTGAAGCCTCGGAGCTTCTAAGAATTACTTCTTAGTCTTCCTAGTTATTCCCTTGCGGGTTTTCGACTTTGACCTAGATTGAGATATCTCAACCCCTGGCAAACCGTCTGCATAGGCTTTTTGGATTCCCGACTGCCCATCGGTACTAATCAGAGATATTCCTCTATTCCTGATGACTTGACCACTAGCTACATCACGATCAGTCGTATATCCGCAACTAACACAAAGATGTACTCTCATACTCAAGTCTTTTCTCACTTGTGCACCACATTCAGGACACTGCTGCGAGGTTCCCCTTGCACTAACTTCACCAAAGAATTTACCCCGTTTCCAACAGACATATTTGGTAATAGTTCGGAACTGTCCGAACCCTGCATCAAGCATCTGTAGCCCATGCATTCCTTTAGCCAGAGTGCAGTAATCCAAGTCTTCCATGAAGACCATATCACCAGCATCACAAAGGGCATGAGCTTGTTTGAAGTGGAAGTCCTTGCGGGTGTTGTCAATCGTGTGGTGAAGTCTAGCAACTTTGATGCGTTGTCTGTGGTAATTCTGAGATCGCTTCTTTT
Above is a window of Nostoc sp. UHCC 0702 DNA encoding:
- a CDS encoding 3'(2'),5'-bisphosphate nucleotidase CysQ; this translates as MKDLQEILAIARQVSWGAADILRSYYYGTAKDPSLNVQYQQNEPVTVADVAVSQYILDQLQTALGNEDFGYISEETYKSRSDAQPHNPSWVWIIDPLDGTRDFIDKTGEYAVHIALVKETRPVLAVVAVPEAEKLYYATKGAGTFVETRDGSIPLRLSSSKPIEDLTIVVSRSHRNERLNYLLENLPCKKQKAVGSVGCKIATILEQQADVYISLSGKSAPKDWDIAAPELILTEAGGKFTHFDGTLLQYNTGDINQWGGLLASNGQHHQLLCQEAEKILSQLPHG
- a CDS encoding sugar kinase produces the protein MPNSKGLFVGLLTLDLIYLADSAPRNNQKIVATDHTVAAGGPATNAAVTFSYLGNQANILGVLGSHPMTQLIQSDLANYQVAIADLEPGTSAAPPVSSIIVTQATGERAVVSINAVKTQASNACIPPDILQDVDIVLIDGHQMAVGCAIAQMAKSKNIPVVIDGGSWKTGFEQVIPFVDYAVCSANFYPPNCHTEQEVFAYLSGFNIPHIAITHGEKPIEYLSCTQIGAIDVPSIQAADTLGAGDIFHGAFCNYILQESFTDALAQAAKIAADSCQFFGTRRWMGS
- the rsmI gene encoding 16S rRNA (cytidine(1402)-2'-O)-methyltransferase, with protein sequence MDIKPGILYVVGTPIGNLEDMTFRAVRILQTVDLIAAEDTRHTGKLLQHFQIQTPQVSYHEHNRSSRIPELLEHLGNGKAIAVVSDAGMPGISDPGYELVKACIAAGITVVPIPGASAAITALSAAGLPTDRFVFEGFLPAKGQQRREHLESLQTESRTLIFYESPHRLRETLQDLAQVWGSDRQIVLARELTKFYEEFWRGTIAEAIAHYNQRDPQGEYTLLVAGTPPSQTQFTEEELKAELQHLISQGISRSQASRQLAKFTSLPRRQIYQLALSLVIE